The genomic stretch GCGTTAAGAAAGATGCGGCTCAAGAGCCTGCTGTTGCCGTTGCTGGAAAAAACAAGCGCCGTTCTATCGAAGGACCGACACTTCACGTTGACGCTACATACAACAACACTAAAGCTATGCTTTCTGACAAGAAAGGTAACGCTATTATCTGGTCTTCAGCCGGAACTCTAGGATTTAAGGGTGCTAAGAAAGGAACACCATTCGCAGCTGCAAAGCTCGGAGAGGTGCTTGCTGAAAAGGCACTTGAACTCGGAATCAAGGAAATTGATGTTATTATCCGAGGTGTAGGATCCGGCCGAGAATCAGCTGTTCGCAGCTTTATCGCCAAGGGTCTTTCTGTTAATACCATCAAGGACGTCACTCCGGTTCCTCACAACGGTCCAAAGCCTAAGAAGCCTCGTCGCGTCTAAGGCTTATTTATTAGCTACAGTATAGATCATCAGGTATGCAAATCCGCTCAAAATATAAAATCGCACGCAGAGTCGGCGCCCCTGTCTTTGAAAAGACGCAGACGCAGAAATTTGCTGCGCGAGAAGCTCGACGCGAGCGCCGAAATCCTTCACGAAGTGATTACGGTATTCAGCTCGTTGAAAAGCAGAAAGTTCGTTTTACATATGTAATTACAGCAAAGATGCTTGCTAAGTACATTAAGCAGGCACTTGCAAAGAAGTCTAACAATCCTCAAGAGCTCCTCTTTACAATGCTCGAAAATCGACTTGATAACGTTGTGTATCGAGTAGGATTTGCACCAACACGTCTAGCTGCACGCCAAATGGTATCTCACGGCCATGTCATTGTTAATGGACGAAAACTTAATATCTCTTCGTACCAAGTGAAGCAGGGAGATGTTATCGCTGTTCGACCACAAAGCATGGTATCAAGCAAGCTCTTTTCAAAACTTGAAGAGCGCCTTGCGACTGTTACTGTTCCAGGTTGGATTTCATACAAGAAAGAGGACGGTGCAGCAACAATTAAGGGCCTACCGAAGCTTGCAGAATCAGAGGTAATGTTTAACCTTGGCCAGGCAATTGAGTTCCATAGCCGTTAGTCTTGCGTTCGTCATAAAAGTGATGTATAGTCTTTAAAATAATTTTGCCCGCGTATATGCTTGATCAAAACATTGTTCTGCCTTCAAAACCACGCATCGTCCGTGAAGATGGGATGTCTGGTACCTATGAAATCGACGGTTTTTATCCTGGATACGGTCACACTATCGGAAACTCCCTACGTCGTATCATCCTAGCCTCAATCCCTGGAGCTGCTATTACTATGGTTCGGATCAAAGGTGCTGAACACGAGTTTTCTACACTTCCTGGTGTCAAAGAAGATGTTATTAACATCCTCCTCAATCTTAAGAAAGTACGAATGAAGGTTCTATCAAAAGAACCTCAAACACTTCGCCTTAAGATCAAAGGATCAAAGGAAGTTAAGGCTTCTGATATTGAAATTGTTGGACAGGTTGAAATTCTTACGCCTGACGCATACATCGCAACAGTAACTGACAAGAACACAGAACTCGACATTGAAATCACTGTTGAGCATGGTCTTGGATATGTTCCACGCGAAGTTCACAGAAAGGAGCGAGTTGATATCGGAACAATCTCACTTGATGCTATTTTTACACCCATCCGACGCGCATCATACGAAGTTGAAAACATGCGAGTTGGTGATCGAACAGACTTCAACCGACTACGAGTATTCATTGAAACAGATGGAACTCTTACACCACGAGAAGCGCTTGAATCATCAATCAACGTTATGATCCACCAACTTAAGGCTATTGTTGGCTTTAAGGAGGAATCAGAAGACGAAGCACGTGAAGTGAGTGATCTTGAAAGCGGAACAGAGAGCAAGGACAAGAAAGAAATTGATCCTGAATCTCTAAAGAACCGTATCGAGTCACTAGGACTTGGTGCTCGCACAATGAACGCACTTGCAAACGCAAATATTCGAACTGTTGGAGGACTTGCACGTAAGAAAGTCTCTGACCTCGAAGAAATTGAAGGACTTGGCTCAAAGGGAATCGTCGAAATCCGTGAAGCACTTGAGCACATGGGCATTTTCTTAAAATAATATGAATCACCACAAGAGAACTAGGAGTTTCGGATTGAGTAAAACACAGCGCGCAGCGCTCCTTCGTTCGCTTGCACGAAGTTTGGTTTCAAAGAGCAGAATTACTACTACCGAAGCAAAAGCAAAAGAACTCCGACCATTCGTCGAGAGGATTGTTACTAAGGCAAAAACTGATACACTAGCTAGCCGACGATACATCATCGAACGACTCGGTTCAGAAACAGGTGCTACAAAGCTTCTTAAAGAAGTTGGACCTAAGTATGCTGAACGAGCAGGTGGATACACACGCATTGTTAAGCTCCCTCAGAGAAAGTCAGATGGTAGCCCAATGGCAATAATTGAATTTGTATAAGAATTATATATGGAGAAATACACAATAAACGCCGAGGGAAAGAAGTTGGGACGAG from Candidatus Paceibacterota bacterium encodes the following:
- the rpsK gene encoding 30S ribosomal protein S11 encodes the protein MGKKRITTDKKTEGVKKDAAQEPAVAVAGKNKRRSIEGPTLHVDATYNNTKAMLSDKKGNAIIWSSAGTLGFKGAKKGTPFAAAKLGEVLAEKALELGIKEIDVIIRGVGSGRESAVRSFIAKGLSVNTIKDVTPVPHNGPKPKKPRRV
- the rpsD gene encoding 30S ribosomal protein S4, whose translation is MQIRSKYKIARRVGAPVFEKTQTQKFAAREARRERRNPSRSDYGIQLVEKQKVRFTYVITAKMLAKYIKQALAKKSNNPQELLFTMLENRLDNVVYRVGFAPTRLAARQMVSHGHVIVNGRKLNISSYQVKQGDVIAVRPQSMVSSKLFSKLEERLATVTVPGWISYKKEDGAATIKGLPKLAESEVMFNLGQAIEFHSR
- a CDS encoding DNA-directed RNA polymerase subunit alpha; this translates as MLDQNIVLPSKPRIVREDGMSGTYEIDGFYPGYGHTIGNSLRRIILASIPGAAITMVRIKGAEHEFSTLPGVKEDVINILLNLKKVRMKVLSKEPQTLRLKIKGSKEVKASDIEIVGQVEILTPDAYIATVTDKNTELDIEITVEHGLGYVPREVHRKERVDIGTISLDAIFTPIRRASYEVENMRVGDRTDFNRLRVFIETDGTLTPREALESSINVMIHQLKAIVGFKEESEDEAREVSDLESGTESKDKKEIDPESLKNRIESLGLGARTMNALANANIRTVGGLARKKVSDLEEIEGLGSKGIVEIREALEHMGIFLK
- the rplQ gene encoding 50S ribosomal protein L17; translated protein: MNHHKRTRSFGLSKTQRAALLRSLARSLVSKSRITTTEAKAKELRPFVERIVTKAKTDTLASRRYIIERLGSETGATKLLKEVGPKYAERAGGYTRIVKLPQRKSDGSPMAIIEFV